TACTCTGAGGGTAATTTGCATTATGCACTAGAAGATGAGGATGATATTATAAAAGTTTGGATTCTCAAAGATCATAGCACGCATGAATGGTTCTTGAAGCATTGCATTCATATCAAAACCATGCTGGAGAGGCATAACGTTGAGTATCTACCTCGATCCTCTCGACTTGTTAGCTATCTTAATATCTTGGGATTTCACCCGGACGTTGATGCTGTTTTCTTTCAAGTGCAAGCTAAGAAGATTCTTTGTTACCACTTGAACAGTGGTGGATCAGAAGAAATTTTCAGCTTGCCTCATGAACACCTGCTTGGTTTTTTTATTTATTCGCCTTGCCTGTTAGAAGGCTTATTACAGGGTGAGCGAGCCTGAGAAGATGGCAATGTGGTGGTGGGCTTCTCACCTCCTCGTTCAACTTGTACAAGATTCTGGTTGGCATTGTACAAGATTATAGCTATATTACCTTATATTCTCTCGCGATTCGGAGGATATCTTTTGTTGCCTGAAGTTTCGGATTCGTATAGTATATAGTTCTTATTATGTATGTAAAACTGGGGAAGGATTTTCGATTTGATACGTTGTCTTGTAACATTTTATATATCATTCTAATAAGTATCCAATATTTGTTAGCTTTGAAATTAATTATTTGCTTGTTTACTAGATGATGTTCCTACTTGGTGTCTTTTGCTCCCCCACACACACTGtcaccacacacacacacacacacacacacacacacacaaatctTTACATGGGATAAATGATTGACTTGAAACATGTGTGTAAAACAAAAAGAGCAAACAGTATAAGAAAGGTTTTTATCTATTTTACTCTCTTTAGGATTAAACGAAAGATCAGCCTCTTTTTATGCTTGAATAGTTGCATAGGTTCATAGTCAGTATAATGGCTAACAAGGTTGGTTCTGTTTCTCTGAACTTGAGCTTTATCTTAACAAGCAACTAATATGGCACAGGAACATGGGAAGTGAGTCCAATATAGGTTAAACATGATAGCAGAAAGGCCAATCGGTCAGCTGATTGGCTCTCTAAAGAGTCCTTTACCTCGTTATCTAAGGTAATCAGCATCTAATTTTTTCAATCACGACCATTGTAGAATTGATGTTAGCTCAATTTTGTATCAGACCTTCTTAATAATATTAGAAAGGCTCTGCCTTTcctagcaaaaaagaaaaaaaggctcATAAAAAATAAGTGAGGGATAAGAACTATCTCGTGTTTCACATTTACATGTCCTGTTTGGATATGACAGCTAATTGAAGCAAGAAATTTACAGTTAGAAGCTCTTGTACTCATGAGGTTAGTAGAGACTTTCGGAtaaaatggaatcgtgattgCCAAAGTTCTAATCAAACCACATTTTTAGGTCTTCTTTCTAGTCTTTCCTTTTTCATATAGAACATCTAGAAATTTGATTTACCTCTGATTTGATTGCACAAAAATGTATAAAATCTACTGGCTACCGTTAGCTCAGTTGGTCGGTACGTTCCTCTTCGATTTAGAAGTCGCAGGTTGAAATCTGAATGTGCGAGGAcccgggcgtgtatttagttccacattggCACTGGATacatcttgagtacttatataagGCTAAAGAACCTAAATAATGCCTTTCGGATGGCCTTTTTGATTGAGATTTTAGGTCGTTACAAATTGTATCAGAGTGTACCCAACTCATGACTTACATAGACTTGAGAACACTGATGCACAAGCCTATTAGCGTTGGCCATAGGCTGATtgtagtgcttgtgattagatttgaatggatttgaattctTAGCCTGACAAGAACATCATGATTTAAAAAGGAAGAGTATGTGAGAACCCATGCGAGCGTTTGTTTAGTCACACATTGGCTATGCACTAAGTagattttgaatatttatataagatcaagaaatctaaataatatcttctataTAGCTTAGGTGAGTCCTAGGTCATTACAGAGTGGTGGCAAATAACCACTGCATTCTCAAGAAAAAATAGTGTGAAATCTTAAAAATGCTAGAGTCATGGAGAGGGATGTATTAAGAGCTCATCCTTTGCATTCTTATGCAAAACTCTATTAAAATGTGTTTGAGCAGGAAGCAAAAGCATTTTAAGGCGgtagtttttttttccccttttattTCTTCATCCGTAAGAAGCAACACTTGGCACTCTCTATGATTGGAGGATGCAGCTTGCAGTCTACGAGGAGCACACAAAAATAAGGCAACGACCCAAAATCAAATAGGTACGAATAGAACAATGTGCTCTAAGCAACAGCAGAGGAAGTAAAATCTGGCAACCAAAAGATTAGAAAAATATCATTCTTTACAACAGATTGGCCTTCAGTTAGCAAACTTCCACAAAATAATAATCCGTAAATGCTGTaatagtaagatacaataaggaatAGATCCGAAATACCCTTGCCAGATTTGCAAATACACCAGGAACGAGtaatttagcaaacatgatgCTTCATGAGTGAATCTAAATATGCAGGAGATAGAATTTTTATAAGGCTGTAGCAAAGACGAGATTTTAAAGAACACAAAGTTAGAGTACTCCTGAAGGGCTTTGCATGAACAAGTTACAACCCCTCTATATAGAGCTCAGATTTTAACAGGAACTAGTGAGGCCACCAAGGCTTGATCATTTGAAGGCTAATCTTTAAGTATTGTGACAAGAAAATTAGTTAGTTTTTCTGAATTGTCATATAAACAATTAAGAAATGTTTTCATCATCCTATTGGTGTGTCATGTTTGGTGTAACTGAAGTATAAGTTTCATAGGAAACGCAAATTAGTCAAAGATCGATATCAGGTGAATGGGGGAATGTCATTTCTTCCTAATTGGATATGATAGATCTTTGGGAAATGCGATAATAACCTTTGCAAAGTAGAGAGGATGCAAACTAGTTGAGATAATTTGCCCTTAATTAAAGCTCATGATATCACGTTTGTAACTAGAATTTAGTTATAAAAAGATCTAATAAAAGGCCTCTGGAAGCCAAGCCTCAAGGGCTTTGAAAATGCTAGCACCGTGATTAGCTGATTGAGCAGGCAAAGTTTCTCCCATCGATATAAGATATTTGGATTTAATCCCCTCTCCCTCTAATTTTTGGCTGGACTTCCACCTGTACTTGTTCTCAAAAAGATAGCACCATAATTGTCTGGCCTTAAACCAAGCTTGAATATTTTGATCAACTACACTGCTAGTTTAGGTATGTAGAGATTTAAAATTCCTCTCAGTAATCATGTAATTTTTGataaacatgcagtttgatCAAACAAGTGTGAAACCATATAAATGTCAGAATCATGCAAAAAAATGTAAggaatttatttttgactcttgTGCAAACTCAAACAAATAAAACTTGAACCATAAAGCATAACTTGCAGAACTACCAACAAATTAGGATGTCAAATGTTTTAACCTTCCCATATTGTTGTGAAAAAAACAAACACTTTCCGAATGGAAGGTTTGGAGTTTCTTTAATAATGTGACATTAGACAATCTCAATGGTAGTAGACACCACAGCAAGCATTCCAGGATGAGaaataccaaacaaaaaaaaaaggcagcgacccaaaaaggaaaaagaacacAGCATAGCTCTAAGAAGATCATTGTTCTCCATCTAATTATTGTTTGTATGTGATCCCCCTTCCATCTTGTCGACTGCTTATTCAAAAGGGCGGTCCAGGTGGTCCAGGGCCCCCGGGGGGCCCGGGGGGGCCTGGAGGCCCACCAAAGAACGGCCCACAGCACTCTTGCAGCAAGCAACAACAGCAAAGGAAGTAAAAGCTGCCAAAAAGACAAAAGTAACAAAACAAATTAGCAGCAGAGAGATTTCAGAAACAAGAGTCCATAAAAATAACATTATGATATGAAATAGATCTACACCACTGGCTGAGTCATTTCTTAAATGACAATCACATAAACCATTCTTGACATGAAAAGTTGCGAGGCAAGTATTTTTTTCCGAAATGTTAAGAGGAGAATGACAAAGACTAAAGAAACATAAAGAACGCAAAGCGATTACTTCCCTGAATGACCTTGCATCAACAAGTCCTACATCAAAGTATACTACCTAAGGTTATAGCACAACTCACCATGAGCCTAAGAAACCACCAAAGCCTCCTCCAGGTCCCCAGAAGCCTCCTCCAGGTCCCCAGAAGCCTCCTCCAGGTCCAGGGCCAGGTCCCCAGAAAGGTCCTCCAGGTCCAGGGCCTCCAGGGCCCGGACCCCAACCTGGAGGACCCCCAGGCAGAGGAAGCCAGCCAGGACCAGGGCCACCAGGTCCGCCTGGACCGCCAGGAGGTCCGCCAGGTCCGCCTGGTCCGCCAGGAGGTCCGCCTGGTCCACCAGGTCCCATCATGATCTCCTACCACAACAAACCACAAAGAAAGAAGGCAAACAAGGAGCAAAGacaatggaattgttatactgCAGTTAAGGCTGCACTGAGAGAACTTATAAAGCCAAGGATACAAGCAGGACAGCATACAAAAGCCTACCATTCTACACCAACCAAGTCCCAACTGCTGATCTCCAACTACTCTTCAACAAGGTTCATATCATTGGTTGGTAACATGATGGAAACAAGTACGTAACAGTAGAATTGCGGAAATAGATGTCGATCAGACCAGAATTAATGTGGTTCAAACTTAAAGATACCACCACCAAACAAGTTGGAACCACCCACTACTGTCACAACAAGAAGTCTAAAATCTCAATTTCTTTCTATTCTGCTTTATTATTGCAATTGACCTTCATACCTAACTCCAATGCATATACAAGTGCTCTCAGTTTTCTTTTGCTTtattaaggttataattaactATAAAGCAATTGTAATAAACTACCAGTCGAACCATCTAGGACTTCATAGAATAAAAGTTGTAGTCGAAGCCAACATCTCGAGAACCCAACAGCAGAAGACGACAGAACAAAAAGCCctagatgcttcactcttcaaactTTACATCATCAGTCTTcaaactttattattattattattattattattattattattattattattattattttggtttGGAAGTGATCGAAACATTTAATAAGGTGTGTCAAAGCTCAATGGTGCCACGTGCAGGTGGAGAGATGCCATATAATTATTGACTCAGATCAGGCATATGAACATTCTTATGTTGTAGAACAAGCTGAAAATTATATACTATCAACTTTCAGCTTAAAAGATTCAGCATCGTCCATAAAACTCTCGCCTAAGGTCAGTGGATGGTAGCAAGTCTTTTCCACCTTCCATACAGTGCAAGAAGACATCCAGTCTGGATTAGCCTGGCGTCATCTTATCCTTCCATTATGTTGAGTTTTACAAGAATAGATCACAACTGAAAAACTTTTACATTATCCTATCATCAGCTGATGAAAATTCCATTATTGATACCGGTTTGGATTTTTTGCCACCTCGTAAAGCTCATAAAATAATTCAGTGCGGCAACAGGCTGCTCGTATCATCAGATGATATGGAGGATTTGGCTTTTCGATCCATGCTACTACTACTACAGCTGCAACCCTGCCACTAAAGAATGGGCTGCCATCCTTTCATCAACTACAGGACCTGAGCTTCTAGCCTTGGCTTTTGATCCCCATCTCCGCCATTCCCATTTTCATTATGAATTCGAAATCTATTCATCTAAGACAGGTGAGTGGCGTTTTCATCAATAGAATTTTCTCTGTGCTTGATCCTCAAGAAGGAATTATTTTGGGTGATGATGTTGATAAGGGTGAGATCTATTGTAGAATCAATCTACCgggaccaagaacaaatccaccTACTTTCTCTTGGTGATTTTCTTATCCTACTCTAGAGTCTCCACGACAAGAGGGCATTGGGCGCTCCAGGGGTCATTTGCATTACttgatggaaaatgagaacGATATAAAAGTTTGGATTCTAAAGGACTATAATGGACATGATGATTGTGTCTTAAAGCGCAGCATTCATATCAAAGCCTTGATGGAGAGACATAATGTTGAATATGTGTGTGGTTCCTTTCAACATTTTGGCTATCTTGACATTTTAGCACTTCATCCAAATGTAGATGTTATTTTCTTTCAACTGCAAGCAAAAAAGATTATTTGGTGCCACTTGAACAGTGGTAGATTAAAAGAAATTGTCAGCTTGCCTCATGAATAGCTGAttgatttttttgtttatttgccTTGCTTCataaaaggcttattacaggaTGAGGGAGCCTGACAAGATCGTAATGGGGTGGATTCTTCCTTTTGTTCATTCACAAAAGATTTTGATCAGCATTGCATAAGATTATAGCTATGTTACCTTATATTCTCTTGCACTCCTATATTACTTTTGTAGCTTGAAGTTTAGATATTCATGCCTGTAGTATATTTTTAGTTATGTATGCAAAATTGGGGAAAGATTTTAGATTCAATATGTTGTcttgtaatattttatatttcattcTCATAAGTATCTTTCAGTAAGATTTGAAATTAATTATTTGCTTGTTTACTAAATGATCTTCTATTTGGTCTGTTTTGCTTTGTTATTGTTTTTCCCCAAAACTAAGAACTTCACAAGGGATACAATTTGAGAATGTGTAAGCGGAGACTGGTTTGGAATATGTGCAAAGGAAGAGAACAAAagtatcaaaaagcttttgtcCATTTTATTCCCTTTATTTTTAGATGAAAAAATTAGTCCTTTTTCTACTTGAAAAAGGTGCAAAAAATACTAAAGCTGAGTGCAcagccgatgtaccaaaaaaatacaaaaagaaaaaaaaatggtgatgCAGGAGGACCCATTATCCATAGGACCAAACAAGATTTGCTGTGTTTTTTTGAATGCGACCCTTAAACCGAACCAGCAATTTATAGAGACATGAGATGCAGCCATGACAAAACCCCCCTGGCTATTAGAACCAAAGAGTCTCAATGAAGAGACTAACGTAAAGTACGACGGATCAGAGCTCTGGGGAAACTTCCAACGGATAGTTTCCTGCCGGAGAACTGCTCGTCGGTGTCAACGCCGGCCTAGGCGAAGTGGTCTTCGGCGTCGCGGGAGACCGGTCGTCCATCCGGGTGGCGGGACTTGCGACGGAACAAGCTAACAGCTCGACGGAACTTACCGTCTTCTTCCTTGCAGGGCGCCCAATGGATCGGAGGGGGAAGCAATCGACGGGGACGGCAACGGAGGGAGCGGCGAGAGGCACTGGTAAGGGGTCTGGAGCCTGGACGAGGCCGGGGCCGTGGGTGACTCAATGGCCCACGGCCGCGGAGGTCGAGCGGCTGAGCCGCTGCTTCCCGGAGGTGTTGCATCCTCCGGAGGAGCCGATCGCGGCGGCCTGGCTCGAATGGGAAGGGCGGGCAGCGGTGGTCCGGAGCTTCGGCCGCCGTGTCCCAGCCGAGTGGGTGGCGAAGGAAGTCGCTGCTCGGACCAAGTTGACAGAGGTGGTGGCCGTCCCGCTTGCGGACGGCTACCTCGCCCTGAGGTTCCGGTCGACGGAGGACCGGGACCGGGCGTTGAGCGAGGGCCCGTGGGTGGTGGCCGGGCAACTCCTCGCTATGACCCCATGGGTTCCGGATTTTGAACCCGGGGAGGAGGCTGTGCAGACGGCAATGGTGTGGCTCCGCCTGCCTCGTCTGCCGCCGGAATATTGGTCGACGTCGACCATCTTCTTTATAGCCGCTCGGGCGGGCCGGCCGGTAGCTGTGGACAGCTTCACAGAGCAGCGGCAGGCGATGGGATTCGCCCGGGTGAGGGTGGTGGTTGACACCACCAAACCATTGCTGCCGGGCGTGCTTATCTAGGGGAAGACGAAGGTGAGATGGCAGCCCTTCGTCTTCGAAAATGCCCCGGTGTGCTCCCGATGTGGGCGTATGGGCCACCAGGTAGCGGCTTGCCGCTCTCCGGCGACCGCTACCGCTGAGGGGGGCTCGGGTTCGGCGGGTTCGGCTTCGGCCTCTGCGGCGGCGGTGGACCCGGGGGGCGGGCCTGCCCAGCCAGCTCCGGGCGTCGGGGAGAACGTACAGGGACCGATCTACGGTCCCTGGATGGTGGCGCGACACGGCAGCGTATCTCGCGGGAGAACCGGCCCCCGTGGCCGGGGAAGACGACCGAGGCGCACTCGGGGCTCGGGTTGTCCTCGACTCGGCCGCTGTCTCCGGCGGCTCGACCAACTACGCCGGTGTCCCCGGCGGACACCGATGGCTGGCAGAAGCCGGCGAAGGTGGCTCGCCGCCGGTCCCCGCTAGCCGTTGGGGGGGACGGCCACCCGGATGCATCCTTCGGCCCCCTTCTGGTGGACTCGGCCGATGACCTCCTGGCCGAGTCTGTGGACCCGGGGCTGAGTCGACGACTCGGCAAAGCCCCGATCGTGGCTGACTCTGAGCCCAGCCGGGCGGCCGCGGCCCGGGCCAAAACCCAAAAGCGGCCCAGGCCGCAGGCGGGCCTTGGCCCACTTGGGGGTACCGGGCGGGGGGCCCAGTTGGCCCTTGTACCTGTGGGCCGAGGGAACCCAACCGGGCCCCCCCAGCGCAGCCGGGCCCACGAGGCCGGGCGCCGAGGTCGTAGGCCGGTGGGGGCGGGCCGGGGCGCGAGCCGCGACGCGGGCGTGGCCCACGCGGTCGGCGCAACCGGCGCTGTTGGCGCGCTTTGCGCCAGCAGCGCGCCGGGTTCTAGGGACGCGCCGGGCACGCTGAAAGCGCCCGGTGCTGGGGTCGAGCGGGCCCAGGATACGCTGGGCCCGTGCGATGATGCGCGCGGCCGATGGGCCGCGCGGTCTGTTGGGGAACCGCGGGCGCTGGGCCCTCAGGCCCAGCCCGCGGTTGGCTCTTTGGGCCACGCTGAATTAGGCCCACAGGCCCACTCAGATACGGGCCTGGGGGGTCAGACGGGACCTGCGCTGCAGGGCCAGAGCGAGGAACCAGCTGGGCCTTTTCGGTTTAGGCGTCCTCATCAGGGAGCAGATTCGGAGATGGGTCCCCCCGTACACGACGATCATGCTTTTCTCACTTTGGGTGTGACGAGTGGGGTTCCGCCTGGGGATGTGCGGGTGGGCACTGACCATGATGGAGTCTTCCGGTTTGGCCCTTGGCCTCCGGTTGGAGATGAGCAGCAGGAGGATGCACCCAATGGGAGCGGGGCCAGGGACCACATCGTGCCGCTTTCGCAGGGGTGCCAGGCCGAACCGATGGTGACGGGAGGGGGCACTGACCACACGACTGCTGTGCAACGTATTAGGTCGGCAGTCATGCAGGTCGTATCTGCTGAGCAGCGGGAGGGCCCAGGTAGCACGCTTGAGGCTGGCCCCGCGGCCCAGGGGGAGGATGGGTCAGAGGCCGACTATGTGGACTGTGATCCATGAGGATCCTAGCCTGAAATtgtaggggggcggccaagccgtTCTTCATGTCATCCTTCAAACGGTTGGTGCAAGTTCATTGTCCGGAGATCTGCTTCATCAGCGAGACCCGGCTATCTGGTGAGGGGCTTGTACGCTTGAGACGGCGTTTAGGGAGGGACTGGGAGTCATACGCAGTCGATTACCGAGGGCTGTCGGGAGGTATCCTGCTACTGTGGAGGCGAGGGGTGGCGACCTTTGATGTCTTCCACAACTGCCCCCAACAGGTAGTTATGGTTGTTTCGGCACCGGATGTTGCCCCATGGGTTTTGTGTGGGGTGTATGCGAGCACGGATTATAGGGTCAGGAGAGTCCTCTGGCAGGAGATTACCAGCCTTACAGCCCAGGGTGTCCCGACAGCTGTAGTTGGCGACTTTAATTGCATATTGAGCTCGAGCGACAAGAGGGGCGGGGCAGCCGTTATGGATAGAGCGGATAGGAGGGAGTTTCGCGATTTTGTGTCGCGTACTGGCCTAGTGGACTTAGGGTTCTCTGGACCTCAGTTTacttggtgcaataatcagcttggcagtgctagggtttgggagcgTCTTGATAGGGCCTTTGCGTCCCCGGACTGGATCCTCCGTTTTCCTACCTGCAGAGTTAGTCACCTACCTCGGATCGCCTCAGACCATTGCCCCCTGCTGATTTCCACATCATCGGGACCTAGTCATCATAGCCCCTTCcgctttgagaaggtttggctatcataccCCCAGTCCTAGGATATTATCCGTGAGGCATGGCGCATCCCGGTGCATGGAGACGCTATGCACCGGCTGTCGCGCAAACTAGAATTGGCCAAGAGGCGTCTTCGGCGGTGAAACCGTGAGACTGTGGGTGATATCTTCCGGAGAGTAGAGGGGGTAGAGACTGCGATCTCTGAATTACAGCGGAAAGAAGATCTAGAAGGTGAGCTCTCGGTGGATGACATGGGTGATCTCCGGGGGCTTCTAGCGACCCACCACTCACTACTACGGCAGCACGAGATCTTCTGGCGACAGAAATCTCGAGTTCAGTGGGTACATGAGGGTGACCGCAATACTAGCTTCTTCCACCGGTCTACGATTATCCGGAGACAGCGGAGCACTATCCACTCGCTGCGAGACGGGTCTGGACATCGGGTGGAAGGTGAGCCTGCCATTCGCCAGGTCTTACTGGACTTCTTCCGTGACAGATGGACGGCGGATGAGGAGTCCGGCGACAGAGACCATCCCATGAGGATGGATGCGAGGATCGAGGACACTGAGAATGCAGCCCTGGTCCGACCAGTGTCTGCTCAGGAGGTTCAGGAGGCAGTCTGGGCTTTGGCTCCAGACAAGGCTCCGGGTCCGGACGGGTTCCCCCCGTTCTTTTTCCGACAGTATTGGGGTATCATTCGGACAGCAGTGGTAGAGGCTATTCAGTGCTTTTTCTCTCAGGAGAGGATGTCGGATGACTGGAAGGCTACCTTCATCACGCTCATTCCGAAGCGTCAGGAGGCGGCGGAGCCTGGCCATTTCAGACCCATTAGTTTGTGCACAACCTTGTATAAGGTTGTGGCCAGAATAATGGTCCGTAGGATGAAGCCCTTACTGCCTGGCATTATCAGTCAGGAGCAGGGGGCTTTTATAGCTGGCAGAAACATCTCTCATAATGTGCTGAGCTTACGACAGGATCAGATGGAGATTTCTTCAGCAGGTACTCGAGGCGTACGGCTTCCACAGACAGTGGATCGGTTGGATCATGGGGTGTGTCGGGGGGCCAAGGttttctatcttggtcaacggcacaccTTCCCCTTTTTTCGAGTCCACCATGGGGCTGCGCCAGGGATGCCCTCTATCGCCTTATTTGTTTATTCTTTGTGCTGATATTTTGTCTCGTGATTTGCAAAGGGTGTGTGCCCGTAGAGAGCTCGAGGCCTATGTCCCCGCCCCGGGGGCTAGTCCTCTTTCTCATTTACTTTTCGCTGATGATTGCCTTCTTTTGGCCAGGGCGCGGGTTTCTGATGCACGGGTCCTTCGGAGGGTAGTGGCGGACTATTGCGCGGCGTCAGGTCAGAGAGTTAATTTCCACAAGTCAGCAGTCCACTTCAGCCCGAGCACGGAGAGCAGGGTCAGACAGGAGATCCGAGGGATTCTATAGATACCTCAGCAGGAGGAGACATTGACTTACCTGGGAGTTCCTATCACAGGCCGCAGACTGCGGGTGGCAGAGTGCTCCTACCTAGTGCAGCGGGTGGAGAGCAGGTTGGAGGGATGGAGAGCGGCCCCTCTGTCTATGATGGGGAGACTGACCTTGATCAGATCAGTGTTGGGGTCCATGCCAGTATACCTCATGGCCAACACCGTGGTTCCGAAGATGACCTTGCTGAGGGTCGAGCGATTGCTGCGGTGTTTTCTGTGGGGGTCATACGGCGGAGGCCACGGGGTGCATTTGGTGGCATGGGAGCATGTCTGCCGGCCTACCAGTGAGGGTGGCCTCGGGGTGCAGTCCCTACTGGAGCGGCGCGAGCTTTTCATTGCTCGGCATGCAGCTCGGTTCTTGTTACAGCCACACGGGctgtggagtcaggtgatggcggCCAGATATGGCCGTGGGGGCTCAGAGGCGGCACGGAGAGCGCGACGagtctccttcatgtggcgggagattgggaggtatctgCCGACGGTGTCAGCAAATACCAGGTGGCTGATTGGCGATGGGCGGAGTATTGATGTGACTGCGGACCCATGGGTGGATACTGTTCCACTGAGGTGCTGGCCGACCATGATCGATGCTGAGGCAGCGGAGGGGTTGCGGGTCTCCGATCTTCTTGCCCCAGGAGAGTCTGCATGGGATGACGCTAGGCTATGTCAGCTGTTTGGAGGATGTCTAGCCGAGAGGATCCGGTCCCTTCCGGTGCCAGGTTGTGGGGGGCCTGATGTCAGGGTTTGGGGCACCTCTTGCCGGTCCAGTGTCAGTCTGGGAGACCTCGCCGATGTTATCCTGCAGGAGCATGAGCCGGGGCAGGACTATGCTTGGATCTGGAGGTCTGGGCTTCACCCGAGGGCGGCactcttcttatggaaggtggcatgggacCGCCTTCCAACGAGAGCAGTGCTGAGCAGGCGAGGTTGGGGGATCCCCGCGGAGTGCGGGACATGTAGTGTCGAGGAGTCGACCGACCACATGCTCTTCCAGTGTACGTGGGCGAGGTCGGCATGGCTGTGGGCAGGGTTCCCGCAGGAGGTTTGGTGTGGGAGGCCTCAGTTTGTACAGATGATGCAGCAGTGGCTGGCCCGGCCTCGGACATGTCAGGAGGCTATTCGAGCGACCTGCACAGcacatcagatctggctggcgaGGAACGCCCGCACCTtcggtgagcgcagggtgtcaccgaggttcgTTGCGGAGTTCGCGCGAGTCCAGGCATTGGAGATCAGACTTTCTTCAGATAGACctctgatagctcgggacacctggggttccctcTCTGCTCCGGTAGCTCCTCAgcaggtgtttttcacctgggaacccccacccccgagcttcctcaaggtcaatttcgacGGATCGGTCATGGAGGGAGGCGCGCGAGGAGGTGCGGGTTTTGTGATACGGGATCCGCACTCCAGAGTGGTGGCAGCAGGAGGCTGTCAACTTTTCGGTACGTCGGTTCCCGGGGCAGAGCTACGAGCCGCCTAGGCGGGTCTTCGATATGCGAGGCAGGTACTGCAGGCTGGTGCGATTatcttggagggcgactcagccacagttatcagttggatccaggaGGAGCTGAGGGGTGGGGGCTCAGACCATCCCTTGGTTCGGGATATAGGGACGATGTGTGGGGTTGGGGTGGCCATCCAGGCCAaacatgtattcagagaagccaatggggcagccgactgggtggctgccttcGCGGCTCATCATTCAGCGTACACTTTTtgggtgggggagggggagctgccactGGCTCTCCGTGAGCTAgtcttttttgactttattgggtgtattcgtacacgtactGTAT
The Phoenix dactylifera cultivar Barhee BC4 chromosome 3, palm_55x_up_171113_PBpolish2nd_filt_p, whole genome shotgun sequence DNA segment above includes these coding regions:
- the LOC103723233 gene encoding cuticle collagen 2-like; the encoded protein is MMGPGGPGGPPGGPGGPGGPPGGPGGPGGPGPGWLPLPGGPPGWGPGPGGPGPGGPFWGPGPGPGGGFWGPGGGFWGPGGGFGGFLGSCFYFLCCCCLLQECCGPFFGGPPGPPGPPGGPGPPGPPF